Genomic segment of Arachis stenosperma cultivar V10309 chromosome 4, arast.V10309.gnm1.PFL2, whole genome shotgun sequence:
atttaaatctGGCTTCAGGACAAAATGATACTACATTATCATGCATGATTCTAGGAGCAACTATATAACATCTGATTACAAGGGAAGAAGGGCACAGGCAGAGCACTGCAATATAATGAGAGCATATGAATAAAAGGGAGAAATGTTTCTTGTTGGCAACACAAGATCTCCTGAATATGCATGTAGTATAGTCAAGAAAACAAAGATAATTAATAACAATGAGCAGGTAAGGCAAGAAATCTCCAGAATCTGAAATTAAATCTGAATAACAGCGTTTTATTCAAGGAACGTAACGTCATAACGAACATACCGAGGGCTCAAACTGATGATGAGCATTGGTTCCAATCTGAACAAACTAAAATGAACTAAGCGACACTAGATGTATAGCTGTGAGCAAAGAAAAGTGTCACAGACCAAATATACAAGTTTATTTCCTTTCACCAGAGAAACAAACAGGAAACCTACCTATCTTCAGCAATCTTCAGCACGCATCTCACGATCATCATGACAATCACAGTAGTCTCACAGGCCGTGGTGGTCTTCTATCTCCACCATTGGCTTAACCTGAACCTGAGGCATTGGTGAGACGCCACAAGCTCCGTGTCCATCAAGAATAGAACAGGTTCCTTCCGTAGTCTGAGTCTGACCACCAGAAGCAGCTGCATTACTCGCTCCTTCCGAAGCAGCTTCGCCTCCTGATCCTAAGATACTGTCATAGGCCGCCGCTACCGGATTGATATGCGGAAAAGGCAAGTACACGCCGTGGATGACGATCTTGACGTTACGTATGACGTCAGCAACCTTGACCCTGACGTAGTTGATTCTCATCGGCGCCATGGTAACTCCTCCACCAGAGGTTGTTATCAGCAACGGCTGGCCACGTTCCAAGGTTGGAAGAGCAGTTCCTACTGGAAGCTTCTCCAGATCTGCGATCGACAAGTAGTGGTTCGGCACGATGTGAAACCTCACGTTGCTGATGTACGAGTGCGAACCAGAGAAGATGGAGAGGTCATCCACGGCGAACACGGTCATGTTATTGAGAGTTACCAGCTCTGCGTACTTCACCTTCATAGCTAGCGCTAGGATGCTGAAGCCGTTGTTGCGGAGCCTGAGCATGGCGTCCCTGAGCATGAGGCGCATCACAGCTGGCTGAACGGTGGCGCCGGGAGTTTGGAGATGCTGACCGGAGCGGTGATCCGGATGGAAGGGAAAGGAGAGCGACGTCATCCTCTCCACGTCGCAAGAAAACGGAGACAGAGGAGAGACGAAGCCTTGGAGACCGTGAACGACGATCATTCCGTTGTTGAAAAGATCCGGCTGCGTGATCTCTACGCCGCCGATGAAGACCTTGGAGGCGGTGGTGTTCGGTTGGATCGAATCGGAAGTGACGGTGATGCAGCGTCCAGGGCTCAAGGTTTCAATCTTGGTGCCGAAAGCGAGTCTGCGAAGGTAATCGATGGTGAACAGGCCTGGAACTATGTGCTCGCGGAGTAGGCTGGGAACGGAGCAAGAGAAGCATGTGCGGAGGGAGGAGTCGGAGGGAGCGAAGATAGTGGAAGGACCGGTCCAGGCGGTGGAAGCGGTGGTGGCAGTGTCGGAGAGCGACGGCGCCGCCGTTGCTAGCTCGTGAAAACCGAGATGTGAGAGGATCGGAGGCAGCAGAGCCGTGTGAGAGAAGAACGAGTGTTCTTGGAGATCATTTGGAGTTGGCGGTGGCGTTGAGAGAGTTGAAGGCGTGAATGATGCTTCGAGTCCTTCGGTAGCAGTGACTTTGGCGCCGCAGAGCATAGCGGCGAAGGAGATTGCAAAGAACAGTGCGAATCGCTTGGAGGAGGTGTTCATGGTGGAGAGAGAAAGGTGATGAATGAATTTCTGAGGTGAGTAGTGGAGAGAGAGTAGTGATGAATCGAGTTTCAAAGTGAGTGAAAATGGAAAAAATGAAGCAAGCGAGAGGTGCAGAGGTATTTATACACGCGGGGAAATGTGATGGCGGGAAAAGCGGTTATGAGATGATTGTTGCTCGTTAGGGGAGTGTTGTAAGGCGTGCGTGTTTGTTACGCGATTGTTAGAACGTTCTCGAAtctcttgatattttaattctGTTATGCATCCTTCACTGCAAGATCACTAGCTCACTACTCCACAATTGTGAAATCATGTGCATTACCCAAACCGAAAATGCCAAGTGCCTTCGATTTAAGTTTTCTACAATAAGATTGAAAATGGTGCTCCTTGTCAGATTATATATACTCAACATAAATATTATGGGTTATTACAAGGCCACCTTATTACAACAATTACAATAATGTATACAGGatccaaaattaaataaatttggtgagattgtatttttttaaaattattttaagtgTAACCTTTATTATAAGTGCATGTAAATTTGGAGTTGGGAGTGTTATTATGTTGATAGAGATGTTCGTCATTTTACATTATACGtcctccatttttcttttctttttgaaaacGAAGTCTTGCATTCCCTTTCGTCTGCTAGCTGCTGCTGTCGCCGTGGGTGTTACACTATTTTCGTATTCCCCCAACTTGCACCATAATACTTTTTCATAATAAAGCCACCAACTTAAAATTCTTTCATTTGTTAACTATAATTTGACATTTTTTTGGCAGTTTTTTAATGGATTTCAGCGCATTTACATTGATGTAACATTGATTTATAAACAAGTAATATGACGGAATAAAACTGGATTAAGTATATTCAACAGTAGTAAACTGATTTGCATAAAGGGTAATTGATAggtttttactatttttttttaaattatattcatAATGTGGTGAATGGTCGTCAGGCTTTCGCTTTAGATTTGAGAGCATATGCAGTGTGAAGCAAGCTCATTATTATACTACTATGTAAATGTTCACCTGAGGAGCAGGAGTTAGTAATCCCTATTTatcaacaaaatttattattttttattttaaatcttaaattgtaataatattaaaaaatatcgaTCTAAAATGTTAATTAATATTGATATATTCCTCGTAAATTAATTAGTATCTAACCTGGAAGATAGTATAGGAGAGTAGCAGTATTTGGTTTTCATTCCTATCCTGTAGCTGTAGGGTGgggaaagatatttttatattattttcataaatattattatagCCAATTATCCAAAAGCATTGGTGTGATATTTCATATTTGGTTTTAGGTGGACCCAGTCCCGGGTTTGATATCCTGAGGGAGCCATAGAAAAACTTGGAGGTGGAGGCTTCATCTTCAGTAGCAGATAACTGTAATAAAATGGCACGCTCACTTTCTTCCGTTGCAACGGGTCCCAAACTGGGGTTTTCTTACACTTGTCCATCTTGTATTTGGAAACCGAAGCCTAACCCCAAGGTTACTTGTTCAGCACATAAGAGTAATCCATTGGCTGGTATCGGAATTGGGATTGTAGCATCTTCGGTGGTGGCCTTAACGCCCTTCAATGCTGACGCCACCAGAATCGAATACTACGCCACCACGGCTGAGCCCTTGTGCGAGTACAACTACGTTAAGTCCGGCCTCGGTTACTGTGACATTCTCGAGGGCTTCGGCGATGAGGCCCCCCTCGGCGAGCTCATCAATGTTAGTTACTGCTACCCTGCCATGCCCTCACTTAGTTGGTTAATTAGTTACGGTTGTTacttgttattgttgttgttgctgctgagGGAATGATACCCTGCGCTGCAGGTTCACTATACCGCAAGGTTCGGGGATGAGAGAGTGTTTGATAGCAGCTACAAACGTGGCAGACCTCTCACCATGCGCATTGGTGTTGGCAAGGCAagtcaacttttttttttttttatcttttagcGAAAGTTAAATTATTGATTTCACTATAAACATggtttaattaactaattgctGAGAGCTGAGTTGAGTTGGGACTTGGGACTAACTATTCAAGTATGTATTTGTCAAGTGCAGGTGATTAAGGGGCTGGATCAGGGAATTTTAGGTGGGGAAGGAGTGCCTCCAATGAGGATAGGTATGCAAtattttgagtttcttatttCTTATCTCACTTGCCTCTTATCCATTTTCAATGATTTAATGATTTACTTTTTGACCAGGTGGGAAACGCAAACTCAAGATCCCTCCAATGTTAGCTTATGGCCCTGAACCTGCTGGATGCTTCTCAGGTTATTTGTATTTCATTTCATCCCCTGGCTTACTTGTTTCAAAAAacgtatttttttattatacttACTCCATCTACATGAGATTTTTTGTGTTATTGATTGAGATTTTGACTTGGTTTGTCATTTTTTTGATAGGTGACTGCAACATACCCGGCAATGCAACTCTTCTATATGACATTAATTTTGTTGGTATTTATTCTGGTAATAGAAAGTGAAGGAGGTCCAAATGGATCAGATACATATATGCATACGAACTACACATGGATCAAGTGAGTTTCCTTCGTCCTTTTAGAATCCTAATTAACCTTAGATTAGATTTCTCATGAGAGAGTCATTGATAATTAACTGTGAGCGTATTGCTAATTGTCTAATTTTATCTTATAATAGAGTAAAACCTTTGAAACTATACATAAAAAATGGTGTTACTTCTCTGGCCTCGCCTATATCTGAAAAATAGGAATAGTTCTAATTTTCTGATAGTCAAGAGCAATGAAAtgcccccccttttttttttttgctagaGAATGTTGATCAAATTGTTTGGCAGAATCTCCTTCGTGATTCCAGCTACCTCAAG
This window contains:
- the LOC130975311 gene encoding fasciclin-like arabinogalactan protein 21 → MTNISINIITLPTPNLHALIIKKFIHHLSLSTMNTSSKRFALFFAISFAAMLCGAKVTATEGLEASFTPSTLSTPPPTPNDLQEHSFFSHTALLPPILSHLGFHELATAAPSLSDTATTASTAWTGPSTIFAPSDSSLRTCFSCSVPSLLREHIVPGLFTIDYLRRLAFGTKIETLSPGRCITVTSDSIQPNTTASKVFIGGVEITQPDLFNNGMIVVHGLQGFVSPLSPFSCDVERMTSLSFPFHPDHRSGQHLQTPGATVQPAVMRLMLRDAMLRLRNNGFSILALAMKVKYAELVTLNNMTVFAVDDLSIFSGSHSYISNVRFHIVPNHYLSIADLEKLPVGTALPTLERGQPLLITTSGGGVTMAPMRINYVRVKVADVIRNVKIVIHGVYLPFPHINPVAAAYDSILGSGGEAASEGASNAAASGGQTQTTEGTCSILDGHGACGVSPMPQVQVKPMVEIEDHHGL
- the LOC130976411 gene encoding photosynthetic NDH subunit of lumenal location 4, chloroplastic; the encoded protein is MARSLSSVATGPKLGFSYTCPSCIWKPKPNPKVTCSAHKSNPLAGIGIGIVASSVVALTPFNADATRIEYYATTAEPLCEYNYVKSGLGYCDILEGFGDEAPLGELINVHYTARFGDERVFDSSYKRGRPLTMRIGVGKVIKGLDQGILGGEGVPPMRIGGKRKLKIPPMLAYGPEPAGCFSGDCNIPGNATLLYDINFVGIYSGNRK